Proteins encoded in a region of the Salipiger sp. CCB-MM3 genome:
- the ubiE gene encoding bifunctional demethylmenaquinone methyltransferase/2-methoxy-6-polyprenyl-1,4-benzoquinol methylase UbiE, with the protein MTKETGKTTHFGFTDIPEEEKAGRVRGVFGSVASKYDVMNDAMSFGIHRIWKDAMMDWLAPRPGQKLLDVAGGTGDISFRFLKRAGHGHATVCDLTEPMLVEGRKRAEAASMADELDWVVGDAMALPFPDNSFDVYTISFGIRNVTRPQEALNEAYRVLKPGGRLMVLEFSQIPNDLMQKVYDLYSFNIIPRMGQAIANDRDSYQYLVESIRKFPDQETFLGMLRAAGFENAKYRNLSMGIACLHSGWKI; encoded by the coding sequence ATGACCAAAGAGACCGGAAAAACCACCCATTTTGGGTTCACCGACATCCCCGAGGAAGAGAAGGCTGGCCGCGTGCGCGGGGTCTTCGGGTCGGTCGCGTCGAAATACGACGTGATGAACGACGCCATGTCTTTCGGCATTCACCGCATCTGGAAGGACGCGATGATGGACTGGCTGGCGCCGCGCCCCGGGCAAAAACTGCTCGATGTGGCGGGCGGCACAGGCGACATCTCGTTTCGCTTCCTCAAGCGCGCGGGCCACGGCCACGCCACGGTCTGCGACCTGACCGAGCCGATGCTCGTTGAGGGCCGCAAGCGCGCCGAGGCGGCCTCCATGGCCGATGAGCTCGATTGGGTGGTCGGCGACGCCATGGCGCTGCCCTTCCCCGACAACAGCTTTGACGTCTATACGATTTCCTTCGGCATCCGGAACGTCACCCGCCCGCAGGAGGCGCTGAACGAAGCCTACCGCGTGCTGAAACCCGGTGGCCGCCTGATGGTGCTGGAATTCAGCCAGATCCCCAATGATCTGATGCAGAAGGTCTATGACCTCTATTCGTTCAACATCATTCCACGCATGGGGCAGGCCATCGCCAACGACCGCGACAGCTATCAGTACCTCGTGGAATCGATCCGCAAGTTCCCCGATCAAGAAACCTTCCTCGGGATGCTGCGCGCGGCGGGCTTCGAGAACGCTAAATACCGCAACCTGAGCATGGGCATCGCCTGCCTGCATTCGGGCTGGAAGATCTGA